The following are encoded in a window of Candidatus Methylomirabilis lanthanidiphila genomic DNA:
- a CDS encoding Glycosyl transferase, group 1, giving the protein MRIAQVIHVFLPQSTGGSEIYTYGLSQELAKRHAVSVFYRIGDPQLEEYALITDTYNGLPVVKVNNTFKGCDSFRGCYRNDLIDSRFDEFLDRVRPDVVHFHHLTCLSTNLIRVAKTRNIPVVFTLHDFWLICQRGQLVTTDLTLCHGPRPLECLRCLAAQFPLNARGHKAAPFHRQAQTVIGKESSKLKTLVRRLSGLRTTLFLMTQRQALDQINERWRHVTEVCGLVDLFIAPSRFLRDRFIEQGIPSGKILFSKYGHQDSRFAGLAKRPSDRLRFGYLGTLIPTKGVHVLVEAFNRMAPAEAELNIYGHSVPYGGFEDYPDLLQGLVRDPRIRFMGGYQHGDVAGILTEIDVLVVPSIWYENSPLTIHEAFLAKTPVIASDIGGMAELIQDGVNGLLFRTGNAGDLCRQMERIIRQPDLIGKLSANIGPVKTMEEDALEIEDIYEDVIAGSYPR; this is encoded by the coding sequence ATGCGAATCGCACAGGTCATCCATGTATTTCTCCCGCAAAGCACGGGAGGCTCCGAGATCTACACTTATGGCCTTTCGCAGGAACTGGCAAAGCGGCACGCCGTTTCCGTCTTTTATCGGATCGGAGATCCTCAACTCGAGGAGTATGCGCTCATTACCGACACCTACAACGGGTTGCCCGTCGTCAAGGTCAATAACACGTTCAAGGGCTGCGACTCCTTTCGCGGGTGTTATCGCAACGATCTGATCGATAGCAGGTTCGACGAGTTTCTCGATCGGGTCCGTCCCGACGTCGTACATTTTCACCATCTCACCTGTCTTTCGACCAACCTGATTCGCGTGGCAAAGACACGCAACATCCCCGTCGTCTTCACCCTGCACGACTTTTGGCTGATCTGCCAGCGGGGGCAGCTCGTGACCACCGATCTCACGCTCTGCCACGGACCCAGGCCCTTGGAGTGCCTGCGATGTCTCGCCGCCCAATTCCCCCTCAACGCGCGAGGTCACAAGGCCGCACCATTCCACCGACAGGCGCAGACGGTCATCGGTAAGGAGTCATCCAAGCTCAAGACGCTGGTCCGGCGACTGTCCGGACTCCGGACCACACTCTTTTTGATGACCCAGCGGCAGGCGCTCGACCAGATCAATGAGCGGTGGCGGCACGTGACGGAGGTATGCGGGCTGGTTGATCTCTTCATTGCCCCTTCCCGGTTTCTGCGTGACAGGTTCATCGAACAAGGGATCCCGTCCGGGAAGATTCTGTTCTCGAAGTATGGCCATCAGGATTCCCGCTTCGCCGGGCTCGCAAAGCGACCATCCGACCGGCTGAGGTTTGGGTACCTGGGCACGCTGATCCCCACCAAGGGGGTCCATGTGCTCGTTGAAGCGTTTAATCGGATGGCGCCTGCCGAAGCCGAGTTGAACATCTATGGGCACTCCGTTCCTTACGGCGGATTTGAAGACTATCCGGATCTGCTGCAGGGGCTTGTCAGAGACCCGCGAATCCGCTTCATGGGTGGGTATCAGCACGGCGATGTCGCCGGCATTCTGACGGAGATCGACGTCTTGGTTGTTCCTTCGATCTGGTATGAGAATTCTCCTCTGACCATCCACGAGGCGTTCCTCGCCAAAACGCCGGTTATCGCTTCCGACATCGGCGGCATGGCCGAACTGATTCAGGACGGGGTCAATGGACTTCTCTTCAGGACGGGGAACGCCGGCGATCTGTGCAGGCAGATGGAGCGGATCATTCGGCAGCCGGATCTGATCGGCAAACTGAGCGCGAATATCGGGCCGGTTAAAACCATGGAGGAGGACGCTTTAGAGATCGAGGATATCTATGAAGATGTGATTGCAGGCTCATACCCTCGCTAG
- a CDS encoding glycosyl transferase, with protein MTSTPAISILLVTKNGAQYIEETLQAIFSQKLSEPFEVIAIDSSSTDGTLDILRRYPVRLREIASEEFNHGRTRNLGIAMARGEFIVLITQDATPSSESWLEKMLGNFSDPDVAGVYCRQIPRPDADVLTKRQLNGWVTARSCREIKRITDWQRYGSLPPMEQYMFCTFDNVSSCIRQEVWRKYPFPSASFAEDLEWSKKVLEEGYAIVYEPEAAVFHSHHRSVLYEYQRTYLCHRRLYELFRLHTVPTPRQALRAVLTSLLMDSRFVIRNERPLPKTLRLLCRLPLFIAASVLGQFRGARDESRHLPYKTFRRV; from the coding sequence ATGACGTCCACCCCCGCCATTTCCATTCTGCTTGTCACCAAGAACGGCGCGCAATATATTGAAGAGACCCTGCAGGCGATTTTTTCGCAGAAGCTCTCAGAACCCTTTGAAGTCATCGCTATTGATTCCAGTTCAACCGACGGGACCTTGGACATTTTGCGGCGGTACCCGGTGCGGCTAAGAGAAATTGCTTCTGAGGAGTTTAATCACGGCAGGACCAGAAACCTGGGGATTGCAATGGCCCGCGGGGAATTTATCGTACTCATTACGCAGGACGCCACCCCAAGCAGTGAGAGCTGGTTGGAAAAAATGCTCGGAAACTTCTCGGATCCTGATGTCGCCGGCGTCTATTGCCGCCAGATCCCAAGACCTGACGCCGATGTGTTGACCAAGCGGCAGTTGAACGGCTGGGTGACAGCCAGGTCTTGCCGGGAGATCAAGAGGATCACAGATTGGCAGAGATACGGTTCACTGCCGCCGATGGAACAGTACATGTTCTGCACTTTCGATAATGTCAGTTCCTGCATCCGACAGGAGGTATGGCGTAAGTACCCGTTTCCCTCGGCATCATTCGCCGAAGACCTCGAATGGTCGAAGAAGGTCCTGGAGGAAGGGTATGCGATCGTCTACGAGCCCGAGGCCGCCGTATTCCATTCCCATCATCGGTCGGTTCTCTACGAGTACCAGAGGACGTATCTCTGTCATCGTCGTCTCTACGAGCTCTTTCGTCTTCACACGGTTCCAACGCCTCGCCAAGCCCTGCGCGCGGTCTTGACGAGCCTCCTGATGGATTCGCGCTTCGTCATCCGGAATGAGAGACCTCTGCCGAAAACGCTCCGCCTGCTCTGCCGTCTCCCCCTGTTTATCGCAGCCAGCGTCCTCGGCCAGTTTCGGGGCGCCAGGGACGAGAGCAGACATCTCCCTTATAAGACCTTCCGAAGGGTCTGA